GCTTTCATGAATAAAAATTCAAAATGAACTTTTAGTTTCTTAGCAATACGATTTACAGACATACTGAGTAATTTCATAAGAATTTGGAACGGGAAACCTAAACCAATTTTTTTAGCAAACTCAGCTGTAGGTGGTCCTGTTAATGAAATCAAAACCCCACCTGGTTTTAGAATTTGTAAAGATTTTTTAAGAATTAAATTCTCTCGATTGCTATGTAATACAACATCGTAGTCTTTTAATAAGGTTGAAAAATCTTCGTTTCTATAATCGATGATAACATCGGCACCAAGATTTTTTACCATTTCAACATTGGTTGCACTTGTAGTCGTTGCTACAAATGCTCCTAAATATTTTGCCAACTGAATGGCAAAGGTTCCTACTCCCCCGGAGCCTGCTTGGATAAAAACCTTTTGTCCTTTTTTGACTTTTGCTATTTCCACTAATGCTTGCCATGATGTTAGCCCCACTAGAGGAATCGATGCTGCTGCTTCCATTGAAATATTTTTTGGCTTCAATGCTAAATCATTTTCATTCACTGCAATTGATTCTGCAAATGTACCGATAGAAAAATCAGAAGGCCTTGCATACACTTCATCGCCAACTTTAAATTTTGATACATTTGCACCTACTTTTGTGATGACACCTGCCATATCATGTCCGTTAGTAAAAGGTGTTTTGTATGGTAGGAATATTTTGAAGTCACCATTCTTAATCAATGTATCCAGTAAATTGATAGCTGTTGCATGGATTTTTACTAATACCTCGTTATCTTTTACTGTTGGTTCTGGTAAATCGGAAAGTACCAGTTTTTCTTTTTTGCCGTAACGTTTTACCTGATATGCTTTCATTGGTTTAGTCCTTAAATCGATTGAAGTTTTTTATTAAAGAATTCTCAAATACTTTGTAAGCAAAGTGTTGGATCGCCAAAATCAATGGTGCACCTTTACCAACTGGATGACTGAATTTTGGATCTTTTGTTTCGATCAATTTTACCAAAGTATCGATCACTGGAGTAGGTTCTGGAGCATTTCCAAACAAATCGTTTGCAAACCTTTCAATTTTACTTCTATATTGGTTGTAGTCATCAATTTTAATTTCAGCTTTTAGAGCATTATTGATGATATTAGTCTTAAACCCCATTGGTTCCACCATGGCTACTTTAACATTGAACTCATTTAATTCAAATCGTAAGGATTTAAAAAATCCCTCCAATGCGTGTTTGGAAGCTCCATAATAAGAGGCACTAGGAAAATTCAGTAGTCCCATGATTGACCCAACAGTTATGATTTTTCCTGATCTTTGTTTTCTAAAGTCAGGTAACAACTCTTTTGTTAGTTTTACTGTTCCCCAAAAATTTGTTTCGAACTGCCTTTTCCCTTCTTCAATCGATGTTTCCTCTGCAAGTCCTGATAAATAAAAACCCGCATTATTAATCAAAACATCTAATTTAGAAATATGCTTGAATAATTCATTACGGAAACCCTTGATTGAATTATCATCGGCAATATCGAGTGGTAACATAGTAAACGGTACTTTAATTTGTTTTGGATTACGACTAGTACCAATTACGTTATAACCATTTTCGTGAAGTCTATTTGCAATGATCAGACCAAAACCTGAAGATGCACCTGTAATTAAAATTGTTTGTTTCATAATAAGATTGGACTCTGTTTTTTGAATTTTTACTTGCAATATGCAAGTAAAAATATCACTTTTATTTTGCAAGTGATTATTTTGTAATATTTTTTAAATTTTTAGTGGAGGAAATTTGATGGAAATAGCCAAAAAAAGGTCTGAATGCCCAGTTAGTAGCTCATTGGACATATTCGGTGACAAATGGTCGTTACTCATCATTAGAGATATGATGTTCTTTAATAAATCTACATTTGGAGATTTTACCAAATCTCCGGAAGGGATAGCCACGAACATT
The sequence above is a segment of the Leptospira sp. WS39.C2 genome. Coding sequences within it:
- a CDS encoding SDR family oxidoreductase: MKQTILITGASSGFGLIIANRLHENGYNVIGTSRNPKQIKVPFTMLPLDIADDNSIKGFRNELFKHISKLDVLINNAGFYLSGLAEETSIEEGKRQFETNFWGTVKLTKELLPDFRKQRSGKIITVGSIMGLLNFPSASYYGASKHALEGFFKSLRFELNEFNVKVAMVEPMGFKTNIINNALKAEIKIDDYNQYRSKIERFANDLFGNAPEPTPVIDTLVKLIETKDPKFSHPVGKGAPLILAIQHFAYKVFENSLIKNFNRFKD
- a CDS encoding NADP-dependent oxidoreductase, with amino-acid sequence MKAYQVKRYGKKEKLVLSDLPEPTVKDNEVLVKIHATAINLLDTLIKNGDFKIFLPYKTPFTNGHDMAGVITKVGANVSKFKVGDEVYARPSDFSIGTFAESIAVNENDLALKPKNISMEAAASIPLVGLTSWQALVEIAKVKKGQKVFIQAGSGGVGTFAIQLAKYLGAFVATTTSATNVEMVKNLGADVIIDYRNEDFSTLLKDYDVVLHSNRENLILKKSLQILKPGGVLISLTGPPTAEFAKKIGLGFPFQILMKLLSMSVNRIAKKLKVHFEFLFMKADGKQLAEISSLIEEGKIRPIIDRVFPFHETNEAMSYVETGRSKGKVIVKLI